One Tachysurus vachellii isolate PV-2020 chromosome 18, HZAU_Pvac_v1, whole genome shotgun sequence DNA segment encodes these proteins:
- the strada gene encoding STE20-related kinase adapter protein alpha isoform X2, producing the protein MSFLRWVSEKLSVESLRDLDLFGEQAQASPLRKAHEDSRQSLSSLPHREAMGTFLPDSSAYELLTSIGHGLENLMTVNLARYKPTGEHVTIRRIDMESCTNDMVKYLQEEIHVSKLFHHPSILPYKSIFISENELWVITPFMAYGSARDLINTHFTHGLSELTIAYILLGVLRALDYIHHNGYVHRSVKASHILISVDGQVYLSGLRSIFSLIRHGQRARVVHDFPQYSVKVLPWLSPEVLQQNLQGYDFRSDIYSLGITACELANGHVPFKDMPATQMLLEKLNGTVPCLLDSTTIPAEELGMKSSRSGADSGICEGPGAGGARHTNGEPNPYSRTFSSHFHNFVELCLQRDPEKRPYASALISHSFFKQIKRRPCEALPELLHPVSPLGSFECVRPQDPPSALASLESGLSHLDVDDWDF; encoded by the exons ATGTCTTTTTTG cgtTGGGTGTCGGAGAAACTCAGTGTGGAGAGTCTGAGGGATTTGGACTTATTTGGTG AGCAAGCACAGGCAAGCCCACTCAGGAAA GCCCATGAGGACAGTCGTCAATCTCTAAGCTCCCTCCCACACCGGGAAGCAATGGGAACCTTCTTACCTGACAGCAGTGCCTACGAGCTCCTCACCAGCATCG ggcacGGTCTGGAAAACCTCATGACCGTGAACTTGGCTCGATACAAACCCACCGGAGAACATGTCACCATCCGAAGGATCGATATGGAGTCCTGCACCAACGACATGGTCAAATACCTGCAG GAAGAAATCCATGTCTCGAAGTTGTTCCACCATCCGAGCATCCTCCCGTACAAGAGCATCTTCATCTCAGAGAATGAGTTATGGGTGATCACGCCATTCATGGCCTACG gCTCGGCACGAGATTTGATCAACACTCACTTCACACACGGTTTAAGTGAACTGACTATCGCCTACATCCTGCTTGGGGTTCTGCGGGCGCTGGATTACATTCATCACAACGGCTATGTGCACCG gagtgtgaaGGCTAGTCATATCCTGATCTCAGTGGATGGACAGGTGTATCTATCAGGTCTGAGGAGCATCTTCAGTCTGATCCGACACGGTCAGAGAGCTCGCGTGGTGCACGACTTCCCCCAGTACAGTGTCAAAGTGCTGCCCTGGCTCAGCCCCGAGGTGCTACAGCAG aATCTTCAGGGGTACGATTTCCGCTCGGACATCTACAGTCTGGGAATTACAGCTTGTGAGCTGGCCAATGGCCACGTGCCCTTTAAAGACATGCCTGcaacacag ATGCTGTTGGAGAAGTTAAACGGTACGGTTCCGTGTCTGCTGGACAGCACCACCATCCCGGCGGAGGAGCTCGGTATGAAGTCCTCGCGCTCTGGGGCAGACTCCGGGATCTGCGAGGGCCCCGGGGCCGGTGGGGCGCGGCACACTAACGGAGAGCCGAACCCCTACAGCCGTACGTTCAGCTCACACTTCCACAACTTCGTCGAGCTCTGCCTGCAGAGGGATCCTGAGAAGAG ACCTTATGCCAGCGCTCTGATCAGTCACTCCTTCTTCAAGCAG ATAAAGCGGCGTCCGTGTGAGGCTCTGCCCGAGCTCCTGCATCCCGTCTCGCCGCTCGGCAGCTTCGAGTGCGTGCGACCTCAGGACCCGCCCTCCGCTCTCGCCAGCCTGGAGTCCGGCCTCAGCCACCTGGACGTAGACGACTGGGACTTTTGA
- the strada gene encoding STE20-related kinase adapter protein alpha isoform X1: protein MGTFLPDSSAYELLTSIGHGLENLMTVNLARYKPTGEHVTIRRIDMESCTNDMVKYLQEEIHVSKLFHHPSILPYKSIFISENELWVITPFMAYGSARDLINTHFTHGLSELTIAYILLGVLRALDYIHHNGYVHRSVKASHILISVDGQVYLSGLRSIFSLIRHGQRARVVHDFPQYSVKVLPWLSPEVLQQNLQGYDFRSDIYSLGITACELANGHVPFKDMPATQMLLEKLNGTVPCLLDSTTIPAEELGMKSSRSGADSGICEGPGAGGARHTNGEPNPYSRTFSSHFHNFVELCLQRDPEKRPYASALISHSFFKQIKRRPCEALPELLHPVSPLGSFECVRPQDPPSALASLESGLSHLDVDDWDF from the exons ATGGGAACCTTCTTACCTGACAGCAGTGCCTACGAGCTCCTCACCAGCATCG ggcacGGTCTGGAAAACCTCATGACCGTGAACTTGGCTCGATACAAACCCACCGGAGAACATGTCACCATCCGAAGGATCGATATGGAGTCCTGCACCAACGACATGGTCAAATACCTGCAG GAAGAAATCCATGTCTCGAAGTTGTTCCACCATCCGAGCATCCTCCCGTACAAGAGCATCTTCATCTCAGAGAATGAGTTATGGGTGATCACGCCATTCATGGCCTACG gCTCGGCACGAGATTTGATCAACACTCACTTCACACACGGTTTAAGTGAACTGACTATCGCCTACATCCTGCTTGGGGTTCTGCGGGCGCTGGATTACATTCATCACAACGGCTATGTGCACCG gagtgtgaaGGCTAGTCATATCCTGATCTCAGTGGATGGACAGGTGTATCTATCAGGTCTGAGGAGCATCTTCAGTCTGATCCGACACGGTCAGAGAGCTCGCGTGGTGCACGACTTCCCCCAGTACAGTGTCAAAGTGCTGCCCTGGCTCAGCCCCGAGGTGCTACAGCAG aATCTTCAGGGGTACGATTTCCGCTCGGACATCTACAGTCTGGGAATTACAGCTTGTGAGCTGGCCAATGGCCACGTGCCCTTTAAAGACATGCCTGcaacacag ATGCTGTTGGAGAAGTTAAACGGTACGGTTCCGTGTCTGCTGGACAGCACCACCATCCCGGCGGAGGAGCTCGGTATGAAGTCCTCGCGCTCTGGGGCAGACTCCGGGATCTGCGAGGGCCCCGGGGCCGGTGGGGCGCGGCACACTAACGGAGAGCCGAACCCCTACAGCCGTACGTTCAGCTCACACTTCCACAACTTCGTCGAGCTCTGCCTGCAGAGGGATCCTGAGAAGAG ACCTTATGCCAGCGCTCTGATCAGTCACTCCTTCTTCAAGCAG ATAAAGCGGCGTCCGTGTGAGGCTCTGCCCGAGCTCCTGCATCCCGTCTCGCCGCTCGGCAGCTTCGAGTGCGTGCGACCTCAGGACCCGCCCTCCGCTCTCGCCAGCCTGGAGTCCGGCCTCAGCCACCTGGACGTAGACGACTGGGACTTTTGA